Proteins encoded together in one Leptospira kmetyi serovar Malaysia str. Bejo-Iso9 window:
- a CDS encoding YqaA family protein, which produces MTSKECSTENEEVPGKEPDRVVRKLFRQTLVGIVILVLGVVFLARVFPEPVLAVSQKFIEITGVFGVGIGIMLADSLHVFIPPDVFLMIAVAGKLNSILVIVSASIGSLIGGTVSYLTGRILLPKIEGVASFVKKHEQKLEHYLHRYGFWAVVLAALTPLPYSWVSLAAGAMKMRYLLFFQGCLFRIPRFIVFYYLIQFGWVGGGM; this is translated from the coding sequence ATGACCTCGAAAGAATGTTCCACAGAAAATGAAGAAGTTCCGGGAAAAGAACCGGATCGAGTCGTACGTAAATTATTCCGCCAAACGTTAGTCGGAATCGTGATTCTCGTATTGGGAGTCGTGTTTTTGGCGCGTGTTTTTCCGGAACCCGTGCTCGCCGTTTCCCAAAAGTTCATCGAGATCACCGGAGTTTTCGGGGTGGGGATCGGAATCATGCTCGCTGATTCTTTACACGTTTTTATTCCGCCCGACGTGTTTTTGATGATCGCGGTGGCCGGTAAACTCAATTCGATTCTCGTGATCGTTTCGGCTTCGATCGGAAGTTTGATCGGAGGAACCGTATCGTATCTTACCGGAAGAATTCTTTTACCGAAGATCGAAGGTGTGGCGAGCTTCGTAAAAAAACACGAACAGAAATTGGAACACTATCTGCATCGTTACGGATTTTGGGCCGTCGTATTGGCCGCCTTGACTCCGCTTCCGTATTCCTGGGTTTCTTTGGCGGCAGGTGCGATGAAAATGAGATATCTTCTCTTTTTTCAGGGTTGTCTTTTTCGAATTCCGCGTTTTATAGTATTCTATTATCTGATTCAATTCGGTTGGGTCGGGGGCGGAATGTGA
- a CDS encoding replication-associated recombination protein A, whose amino-acid sequence MSDLFTKKPIPPLAHKIRPSNFEDVIGQTRATKQLVNYRSPVSIILYGPPGTGKSTLAGILCRKWNLPYVEYNAVSTGVAEIKKLLERAEREGTILLFLDEIHRFSASQQDSLLKGVETGHLVLIGATTENPAFRITRPLLSRCQILKIEPLSLEEQSSLLERGIQNLAYSINLNKDAKETLIRFSGGDGRKLLSNLEGISFSFPENHTITQADVEEYLESRVIEYDKSGESHYDVISAFIKSVRGSDPDAALYYLAVLLEGGEDPLFIMRRLIILASEDVGNASINGLPLAVSGLHALEAIGMPEGRLILAHVTTFLASCPKSNASYKGIGAALSFVREKGTGIQIPNRLRNAPTFLHKKEGASQGYIYPHDFGGFKEQNYFPDQFADDPPRFYFPTGNGAELKLKEYLDKVWEKTPWKKGS is encoded by the coding sequence TTGAGCGATCTTTTTACAAAGAAGCCGATTCCGCCGCTCGCTCATAAAATCCGTCCTTCCAACTTCGAAGACGTAATTGGTCAAACAAGAGCCACAAAACAACTCGTCAATTATCGTTCTCCCGTATCCATCATACTCTACGGACCGCCCGGCACCGGCAAATCCACGTTAGCCGGAATTCTATGCAGAAAATGGAATCTTCCCTACGTGGAATACAACGCCGTATCCACGGGAGTCGCCGAAATCAAAAAACTTTTGGAAAGAGCGGAAAGGGAAGGAACGATTCTTCTTTTCTTGGACGAGATCCATCGTTTCAGCGCGTCTCAACAGGACAGTCTTTTGAAAGGAGTGGAAACGGGGCATCTCGTGTTGATCGGAGCCACGACCGAAAATCCGGCGTTTCGAATCACAAGACCTCTTTTATCCAGATGTCAGATCCTAAAGATAGAACCTCTTTCCCTGGAGGAACAATCCTCCCTTTTGGAAAGAGGAATTCAAAATTTGGCATATTCCATAAATCTAAACAAGGACGCCAAGGAAACTCTGATCCGGTTTTCGGGCGGGGACGGAAGAAAACTTCTCTCCAATCTCGAGGGAATCAGTTTCAGTTTTCCGGAGAATCATACGATCACACAAGCCGACGTGGAGGAATATCTCGAAAGCCGCGTGATCGAATACGATAAAAGCGGAGAATCGCACTACGACGTGATTTCCGCGTTTATCAAATCCGTACGCGGAAGCGATCCCGACGCGGCGTTATACTATCTTGCGGTTTTACTCGAAGGCGGAGAAGATCCGCTTTTTATTATGCGAAGACTGATCATTCTCGCGAGCGAAGACGTAGGAAACGCTTCCATCAACGGATTGCCCTTGGCGGTTTCCGGCTTACACGCGTTAGAGGCGATCGGAATGCCGGAAGGAAGATTGATTCTCGCGCACGTAACCACGTTTCTTGCGTCTTGTCCGAAATCGAACGCGAGTTATAAAGGAATCGGAGCGGCTCTTTCTTTCGTAAGAGAAAAAGGAACGGGGATTCAAATTCCGAACCGTCTTAGAAACGCTCCCACCTTCTTACACAAAAAAGAAGGAGCCTCCCAAGGTTATATTTATCCCCACGATTTCGGCGGATTTAAGGAACAAAATTATTTCCCGGATCAGTTCGCGGACGATCCGCCTCGTTTTTATTTTCCAACCGGAAACGGAGCAGAATTGAAACTCAAAGAATACTTGGATAAGGTTTGGGAAAAAACTCCCTGGAAGAAAGGAAGCTGA
- the hisC gene encoding histidinol-phosphate transaminase — translation MIPFQPILSSLKSYEAGKPIELVVREFGIDPKDVVKLGSNENPFGTAPAVVEAIRNAASTMSYYPDDSYLDLKTALASKFGVTPDRIIPGNGSDQVLDFACRCVLSPGDPILINRITFAMYKIYALQCGAKVHSTETIEHDLNAFLDLAESVRPKIIFLCTPSNPVGDALSKSDVYEFLRKISPDTLVVIDAAYMEFGKKKNEDKFIPAKEVTDLFPNVFYTGTFSKVYGLGGMRIGYGIGSKELISNLYKMRPPFSVANLSALAATEALKNESHVDSYLEINLNEMKRYEKFASEQSIEFANSYANFITFFARKHGRTSSEISQSLLRQGIILRDLKSYDLNALRITIGRPEQNDRVLSALEKEFN, via the coding sequence ATGATCCCATTTCAACCCATTCTAAGCTCGCTCAAAAGTTACGAAGCAGGCAAACCCATCGAACTCGTGGTCCGAGAATTCGGGATCGATCCGAAGGACGTCGTCAAACTAGGTTCCAACGAAAATCCGTTCGGCACGGCCCCGGCGGTTGTGGAAGCGATTCGAAACGCGGCGTCCACGATGTCGTATTATCCGGACGATTCTTATTTGGATTTGAAAACCGCGCTTGCCTCCAAGTTCGGAGTCACCCCGGATCGGATCATTCCCGGAAACGGAAGCGATCAGGTTTTGGATTTCGCGTGCAGATGCGTTTTGAGTCCGGGAGATCCGATTTTGATCAATCGGATCACGTTCGCGATGTATAAGATCTACGCGCTTCAATGCGGCGCGAAGGTTCATTCCACGGAAACGATCGAACACGATCTAAACGCATTTTTGGATCTTGCGGAGTCGGTTCGTCCGAAGATCATCTTCTTATGTACTCCGTCCAACCCGGTGGGAGACGCGCTTTCCAAATCGGACGTTTACGAATTTTTAAGAAAGATTTCCCCGGATACGTTAGTCGTCATTGACGCGGCTTATATGGAATTCGGCAAAAAAAAGAACGAGGACAAGTTCATTCCGGCAAAGGAAGTCACCGATCTTTTTCCGAACGTTTTTTACACGGGAACCTTTTCAAAAGTCTACGGACTCGGCGGTATGAGAATCGGTTACGGAATCGGAAGTAAGGAATTAATTTCCAATCTGTATAAGATGCGCCCTCCTTTCAGCGTCGCAAATCTTTCCGCGCTCGCCGCGACCGAAGCGTTGAAGAACGAGTCCCACGTCGATTCTTATCTGGAAATCAATCTAAACGAAATGAAACGATACGAAAAATTCGCTTCGGAACAAAGTATAGAATTTGCGAATTCGTACGCGAACTTCATTACGTTTTTTGCAAGAAAACACGGCAGAACGTCCTCCGAAATCTCGCAGTCTCTTTTACGTCAGGGAATCATTCTACGCGACTTGAAAAGTTACGACTTAAACGCGCTTCGAATCACGATCGGAAGACCGGAACAAAACGACCGAGTTCTTTCCGCTTTGGAAAAAGAATTCAACTAA
- a CDS encoding M48 family metallopeptidase, which yields MPDLYYDGKSAKPVSGNLVPNETGFSFVAETNSEENNTFHFSYTQIRSLEKLGNEYRLELADHHELGNDLIFTFFSKEKADLLQKYRKRKLGTDLKGLLSRFLLLPAFQQILIAGLLAFGIGFLILNKLDQIYVLVPESADKALGEMISKRFETNYPECKNPKLRESVNKIRNTIVSPKTRDKFSIKILRTSDINAFALPGGRIYVFSGLIEESESPEEIAAILAHEISHVESRHGIRQMIRLLGISLVIKLSIGIGFDDIGTLETITEIVNTLTVLRYSREFEEEADEQAFDILKKSGVGLGGFIDFFEREESKVSKNSSQTKNDKSTRKDEKEWNAEKIVDWLSTHPDNQSRIRRAKEYAKRLPGKQRGIRIDSWKSIRESCS from the coding sequence GTGCCCGACCTTTACTACGACGGTAAATCCGCAAAACCGGTTTCGGGAAATTTGGTTCCGAACGAAACCGGATTCAGCTTCGTAGCAGAAACGAACTCGGAAGAAAACAATACATTCCATTTTTCTTATACACAAATCCGTTCCCTGGAAAAGCTGGGAAACGAATACAGACTCGAACTCGCGGATCATCATGAACTCGGAAACGATCTCATCTTCACGTTCTTCTCGAAGGAAAAGGCGGATCTCCTTCAGAAATACAGAAAACGAAAACTCGGAACGGATTTAAAAGGACTTCTTTCCCGATTTCTTTTGCTTCCCGCGTTTCAACAGATTTTGATCGCAGGACTTCTCGCGTTCGGAATCGGATTTCTGATTTTAAACAAACTCGATCAAATCTACGTTCTCGTTCCGGAATCGGCGGACAAAGCACTCGGAGAAATGATCTCGAAACGATTCGAAACAAACTACCCCGAATGTAAGAATCCGAAACTGCGCGAAAGCGTGAACAAGATCCGCAACACGATCGTGTCGCCGAAAACGAGGGATAAATTCTCCATTAAAATATTAAGAACTTCTGATATAAACGCATTCGCACTTCCGGGAGGAAGAATCTACGTGTTCTCGGGTTTGATCGAGGAATCGGAAAGCCCCGAAGAAATCGCGGCCATACTCGCTCACGAAATTTCCCACGTCGAAAGCCGTCACGGAATCCGTCAGATGATCCGTCTTTTGGGAATATCGCTCGTAATCAAACTTTCGATCGGAATCGGATTCGACGACATAGGAACCTTGGAGACGATCACGGAAATCGTGAACACGTTAACCGTTCTTAGGTATTCGAGGGAATTCGAAGAGGAAGCGGACGAACAAGCCTTCGATATCTTAAAAAAATCGGGAGTCGGTCTCGGAGGTTTTATCGATTTTTTCGAAAGGGAAGAATCGAAGGTTTCGAAAAATTCTTCCCAAACCAAAAACGATAAGTCGACCCGGAAGGACGAAAAAGAATGGAACGCCGAAAAAATTGTGGATTGGTTGAGCACACATCCAGACAATCAAAGTAGAATCCGAAGGGCAAAAGAGTATGCGAAGCGTCTTCCCGGAAAGCAAAGGGGAATCCGTATCGATTCTTGGAAATCGATTCGAGAAAGTTGTTCTTAA
- a CDS encoding YjgN family protein has product MRPESANRFSLDAKAEELFLIYLKNIFFTIITAGVYYFWAKVNTQKFIHRHLLFQNQRFDYHGTGKENFIGFLKGMGIIALFGLVFAGLFFLSGKLGLWATILFTLLLYSSILLAIPYIAIGSRRYFLSRTSFNNIRFRFSGKVRHLVRLFIPNALLSLVTLGIYSPWFYNKLEKFFVEHSHLGNADFQYHGKGKELFFIYLKGIFFTPFTAGIYLFWFEANLHNYFWNHTKFQEISFRSDLKGGTVFLNAFISIFLVVFTLGIGIPWAYLRSMRIFTEALSLESSPNLSAIQSVKDPYANALADGLQEAGEAISSVFGN; this is encoded by the coding sequence ATGCGGCCCGAATCGGCAAATCGTTTTTCACTCGATGCAAAGGCAGAAGAACTGTTTCTCATTTATCTTAAGAATATATTCTTTACGATCATCACTGCGGGCGTTTATTATTTTTGGGCCAAGGTAAATACTCAAAAATTCATTCACAGACATCTGTTGTTTCAAAATCAGAGATTCGATTATCACGGAACCGGTAAGGAGAATTTTATCGGATTCCTAAAAGGAATGGGAATCATCGCTCTTTTCGGTTTGGTCTTTGCGGGTCTGTTTTTTTTAAGCGGCAAACTCGGACTTTGGGCTACGATTCTTTTCACTCTTCTTTTATATTCCAGTATTCTTCTCGCGATCCCGTATATCGCGATCGGATCGAGAAGGTATTTCCTAAGTAGAACTTCGTTTAACAATATCCGGTTTCGATTCAGCGGAAAGGTAAGACATCTCGTGAGACTTTTTATTCCGAACGCGCTTTTATCCTTAGTTACGCTCGGAATCTATTCTCCTTGGTTTTACAACAAACTCGAAAAATTCTTCGTAGAACATTCTCATTTGGGAAACGCGGACTTTCAGTATCACGGAAAGGGAAAGGAATTATTCTTCATTTATCTCAAGGGAATCTTTTTCACTCCGTTTACCGCGGGAATTTATCTCTTCTGGTTCGAAGCGAATCTTCATAACTATTTTTGGAATCACACGAAGTTTCAGGAAATTTCTTTCCGCTCCGATCTCAAAGGAGGAACGGTTTTTCTCAACGCGTTCATTTCGATCTTTTTAGTCGTGTTCACTTTGGGGATCGGAATTCCCTGGGCGTATCTTCGCTCCATGAGAATTTTTACGGAAGCGTTATCTTTGGAATCCTCTCCGAACTTATCCGCGATTCAAAGCGTAAAAGATCCGTATGCGAACGCGTTGGCGGACGGATTGCAGGAAGCCGGAGAAGCGATCAGTTCCGTGTTCGGAAACTAA
- a CDS encoding peroxidase family protein — MILVNFENEKEISLPENSAPQSLLEISLSNSIPHTHACGGNARCSTCRVLVLENPSNLSEPEQKEKDLSQKKGFPEAVRLACQAKVLGDVRVRRIVLDDEDYNLTIPGSAETSGEEKEIAILFSDIRDFTGFSESHLPYDVIHILNRYFYKMGDIVLKHGGKIDKYIGDGLMALFGVEGGSPEEVCLSALRAAKEMELELYSLNEYLKSHFHTTFRIGVGVHYGTCILGQLGHPANMSYTAIGDSVNIASRIESKTKKAGTSVLISESLYEQIKERVLKGRTFSTQLKGKTGEYKLYEIREIRKKASVNAWEEARNALRRIILVRETGSWLKLVYHLSSLFNEKNEWIGLSAAESFRDFAKLPENGDLVQNYYQIKEAKETFVERSQVPISFADFLALAGAVAIEKSGGPRIAIESGRKDELINEVVQILPLGMQTQKDQLPCLQKMKLGVRDLVLISGARTIGWLGNESLTSNPYNFDNSYFHVLLKAGLEGPLLIPNDRELLKNDETRAMVLDYALDQSKFFEDFVSTYRKLTA, encoded by the coding sequence ATGATTCTCGTAAATTTCGAAAACGAAAAAGAAATTAGTTTACCTGAAAATTCCGCGCCCCAGAGCCTGTTGGAAATTAGTCTATCGAATTCGATTCCTCATACGCACGCTTGCGGAGGAAACGCTCGTTGTTCCACTTGCCGCGTCTTAGTTTTGGAAAATCCTTCCAATTTATCCGAACCGGAACAAAAAGAAAAAGATCTGTCGCAAAAGAAAGGCTTTCCCGAGGCGGTTCGACTCGCTTGCCAAGCCAAGGTTTTAGGGGACGTTCGAGTCAGAAGAATCGTCTTGGACGACGAGGATTACAATCTCACCATTCCCGGTTCTGCGGAAACTTCGGGAGAAGAAAAGGAGATCGCGATTTTGTTCAGCGATATTCGGGACTTCACCGGTTTTTCGGAATCGCATCTTCCCTACGACGTGATCCATATTCTCAATCGATACTTCTACAAGATGGGAGATATCGTATTAAAACACGGCGGAAAAATCGACAAGTATATCGGGGACGGATTGATGGCGTTGTTCGGAGTGGAAGGAGGATCTCCCGAAGAGGTATGTCTTTCCGCACTTCGAGCCGCGAAGGAAATGGAGTTGGAACTCTATTCTTTGAACGAATATCTAAAGTCGCATTTTCACACAACGTTTCGGATCGGAGTCGGAGTACATTACGGAACTTGCATATTAGGACAATTAGGACATCCCGCGAACATGTCTTACACCGCGATCGGAGATTCGGTCAACATAGCGAGTCGGATCGAATCGAAAACGAAAAAGGCAGGAACTTCCGTTCTTATCTCCGAATCTCTGTACGAACAGATCAAGGAAAGAGTTCTCAAAGGAAGAACCTTCTCCACACAACTCAAGGGAAAAACGGGAGAATATAAACTCTACGAGATCCGGGAGATCCGCAAAAAAGCGAGCGTGAACGCTTGGGAAGAAGCGAGAAACGCGCTCCGAAGAATCATACTCGTACGGGAAACGGGAAGCTGGTTGAAACTCGTGTATCATCTTTCTTCTCTCTTTAACGAAAAGAACGAATGGATCGGATTGTCCGCCGCGGAATCCTTTCGAGACTTCGCCAAACTTCCGGAAAACGGAGATCTCGTTCAGAATTATTATCAAATCAAAGAAGCCAAAGAAACGTTTGTGGAACGTTCCCAGGTTCCGATTTCGTTCGCGGATTTTCTCGCGCTCGCGGGAGCGGTCGCGATCGAAAAATCGGGAGGACCGAGAATCGCGATCGAATCCGGAAGAAAGGACGAATTGATAAACGAAGTCGTTCAGATTCTTCCCTTGGGCATGCAGACGCAAAAGGATCAGCTTCCTTGTCTTCAAAAGATGAAACTCGGAGTTCGGGATCTGGTTTTGATTTCGGGCGCGCGTACGATCGGATGGCTCGGCAACGAATCTCTTACGTCGAATCCGTATAACTTCGACAATAGTTACTTTCACGTTCTTCTCAAGGCCGGACTCGAAGGCCCTCTATTGATCCCGAACGACCGGGAACTTTTGAAAAACGACGAAACCAGAGCGATGGTATTGGATTACGCCCTCGATCAATCCAAGTTTTTCGAGGACTTCGTTTCCACATATCGGAAGCTCACTGCCTAA
- a CDS encoding EAL domain-containing response regulator, with the protein MDGNQNSPEENKDSKPVILLVDDELIILRGLKEQLKLAFGKDYDIETAEDAESAWEILEEYSEKGIDIPVVVCDQVMPGVKGDELLIRIHNKNPEIRKIMLTGQASADAVGNALNHANLYRYLSKPWDSNDLILTIREALKSFFSDQSLTELNRKLETTLLYDRDTGRPNLESLRRALDARESEGLQSTLAVIRIESSTSTTHHFGVGVYHKVLSQFLTSLSTFMGKSGRLFHLYQDEVAVLSDVEESKFHSLLVAFRILLRSEYIEADGISFRVNVSIGTATHQSALYYKARIAMMHAAQNRELELMNYSNAMEEGDQYQINLVLGRKLNDAINAGNVIPYFQGIYDNKLEKITKFECLARIQEGDKVYSPASFISIARSTGIIRLLTPIMIEKSIRYFAKYPEYSFSVNISESDLEKKGFALWVISRLQHYEIDPSRLTLEILETDRLRGGERGLDTLKELKECGCKIAIDDFGVDQSNFERLMEIDPDYIKIDGKFIQGIHLSKTPFLLASAMTEMAHRIGAKVIAEFVAGKEEFDTVRSLGVEYCQGYYIMQPAPEILPIPQVSL; encoded by the coding sequence ATGGACGGAAACCAAAATTCTCCCGAAGAAAATAAGGATTCAAAGCCGGTCATACTTTTGGTCGACGACGAACTGATCATTTTAAGAGGTTTAAAAGAACAACTTAAACTTGCGTTCGGTAAGGACTATGATATCGAAACGGCGGAAGACGCGGAATCGGCTTGGGAAATTTTGGAAGAATACTCCGAGAAGGGAATCGATATTCCCGTGGTTGTCTGCGACCAAGTGATGCCCGGAGTCAAAGGGGACGAACTTCTCATTCGAATCCACAATAAGAATCCGGAGATTCGAAAGATCATGCTTACCGGTCAGGCTTCCGCGGACGCGGTCGGTAACGCGTTGAATCACGCGAACTTATACAGATATTTATCCAAACCCTGGGATTCGAACGATTTGATTCTCACCATCCGAGAGGCTTTGAAGTCCTTCTTTTCGGATCAATCCCTTACGGAACTCAATCGCAAGTTGGAAACGACTCTTTTATACGATCGGGACACCGGTCGTCCGAATTTGGAAAGTTTAAGAAGGGCCTTGGACGCGCGCGAGTCCGAGGGTTTACAATCCACTCTTGCGGTGATTCGGATCGAATCGTCCACGTCTACGACGCACCATTTCGGAGTGGGAGTATATCATAAAGTACTCAGTCAATTTTTGACCTCTCTTTCGACGTTTATGGGAAAGTCGGGAAGACTGTTTCATCTTTATCAGGACGAGGTCGCGGTTCTTTCGGACGTGGAGGAAAGCAAGTTCCATTCTTTGCTGGTGGCGTTTCGGATTCTTTTGCGTTCGGAATACATAGAAGCCGACGGAATTTCCTTTCGTGTGAACGTTTCGATCGGAACGGCGACCCATCAATCCGCTTTGTATTACAAGGCTCGGATCGCGATGATGCACGCGGCGCAAAACCGGGAACTCGAACTGATGAATTATTCCAACGCGATGGAAGAAGGGGATCAATATCAGATCAATCTCGTTCTCGGAAGAAAATTGAACGACGCGATCAACGCGGGGAACGTGATTCCTTATTTTCAGGGAATCTACGACAACAAACTCGAAAAGATTACGAAATTTGAATGTCTTGCGAGAATTCAGGAAGGGGATAAAGTATACTCCCCGGCGAGTTTTATTTCCATCGCGAGATCCACGGGGATCATCCGTCTTCTGACTCCGATTATGATCGAAAAGTCGATCCGCTATTTCGCAAAGTATCCGGAATATTCCTTTTCGGTGAACATCTCCGAATCGGATCTGGAAAAGAAAGGTTTCGCGCTTTGGGTCATCAGCCGTCTGCAGCACTACGAAATCGACCCGAGTCGTCTAACGCTGGAAATACTCGAAACGGACCGTCTTCGCGGGGGAGAAAGGGGTTTGGATACCTTGAAGGAACTCAAGGAATGCGGTTGTAAGATCGCGATCGACGATTTCGGAGTGGATCAATCCAATTTCGAAAGGTTGATGGAAATCGATCCCGATTATATCAAGATCGACGGAAAATTCATCCAAGGAATCCATCTGAGCAAAACTCCGTTCCTTCTCGCCTCTGCAATGACGGAGATGGCTCATCGTATCGGTGCCAAGGTAATTGCCGAATTTGTAGCCGGAAAAGAGGAATTTGACACCGTTCGATCCTTAGGTGTGGAATATTGTCAGGGTTATTATATCATGCAACCGGCTCCGGAGATTCTTCCCATCCCTCAAGTTTCGTTATAA
- a CDS encoding response regulator produces MDKAILFVDDEALILMSMKSQVKRHLGDGYRYETALDAGEAWQIIEELIHEDVRILIIISDWLMPNVKGDEFLRQVHSKYPDIQKVIVTGHADDSSIEALKKEINLRSYLKKPWDERELVSTITTALEG; encoded by the coding sequence TTGGATAAGGCGATTCTTTTTGTAGACGATGAAGCTCTGATCCTGATGAGCATGAAGTCCCAGGTAAAACGTCATCTGGGAGACGGGTACAGGTACGAAACGGCTCTGGACGCCGGTGAGGCTTGGCAGATTATCGAAGAATTAATTCACGAAGACGTAAGAATTCTGATCATCATTTCGGATTGGCTGATGCCGAACGTAAAGGGCGACGAATTCCTAAGACAAGTGCACAGTAAATATCCGGACATTCAAAAAGTGATCGTGACCGGTCACGCGGACGATTCGTCCATCGAAGCCCTCAAGAAAGAAATCAATCTTCGTTCTTATCTCAAAAAACCTTGGGACGAACGAGAACTCGTTTCCACAATTACCACTGCATTAGAAGGTTGA